The window TGGGTTCACGACCCTTGAGACTCGACCAGGACAGCGGAGGCTCGGCGCGATAATAGCGGCGAGGCATGCGGGACACGGAGACGGGCCAAGGCTCTGGTGGTCATACATGTGGTGAGACAACTGCGAATTTGACTCGGGGTGACTACAAGCAACGGTGAAATTCCTTCAAATTTCAGAGGGGCGGTTGAGTTCTGGTAACTCTTATATGTGACACCCAAAATAtgagttgttcactttcacgcAGGTCAGTGATCAGTGTGTGATGGCGTTGGACGGATACTCTGGAAGTTGAGAGCGCAAACTAGAGTAATAAAGAATTTAATTTTGCTCGAGTGTTGACTGTGGTCAAGAAAAAAAGGACtacaagttgcaggtggagtTAAATGGAGTCTTTGAAGTAGCAGCCGTACTCATGGGATAAGTTCAAGTCCAATGGTCATGGAAGTTTGACGCATTGATGAATTcaaggtggtggagaatattcgccaaggtggagtttgttggAGTTGTGTTGAATATaatgtacaaggtaggttacagttggactctgagtagtattgtgtttagataggatatggagtcgtgtcctagtaggacacttATATCCTAGGTCTTTCATATATATCgagggtagacacacgatgtaacctatgccaacataattgCACAACAACGCGGGGGAAGCTGGCGGCACGTGCCGGCGTCCAGGACGACCGGAcgcggtattgtagcggtgtcatggAAAGGAGCGTCCATAGTCAGGCCTTGGTATGTAGTCATATCgatgaacctcgttaacaaatctcgatgtcttgctcgtgtgattgcttggtcctcggataATCGACGAAGTGGCGCGACAAAAACAGCAGCAGCATCGGCATAAAGCCAAATCTGAACAATGGTGCCACACCATCTAATCTTGTGAAGGAGACCAACCCTCGTCATCGAGCTGAGAAGATGTTGAAGCGAATCTATGACGCTGACAAAGACCAACGGCGACGGTGAGTCTCCTTGCCTAAGACCCCGCCCGTGCAGAACTGGGGATCCCGGCACCCCATTGAGGAGGACACATGAAGAGGAGGTGCGGAGGAGGGCGGTGATGACTGATCAGAAGGCGAGTGCAGTCACAACAAAAGCATGGTGGCAATGATAATTAACATCGATTCGTCCACGGCAGTTTGACCATGATTTATAGAACTGTAAGCTGTTAAGCACCGGCTTGGAATCCTAACAATGGACATACAAATGATTAACTTTTGTAGTAAAAGCTAAGCTTTGCAACCTCCAAAGCTTAATAAAAAGACATGGCCTTCGGTTGGATCACCAAACCACCAGATGCTCTGTTCCCAAAACGCCGCTACGTTTCTACGGTTTACCTGCCGGCCGGAAACCACAGTTGGTTCCTTTCTCTGATGATAGTTTTCAAGTCTGGTCGACATcacggggagggggcggcggatCAGGCGGCGGCGAAGTTGGAGACGGCTCCGTCGCCCTCGCCGCAGGCGCTGTGGATGGCCCTCATCCTGTCGACGGACTTGCAGATGCCGCTGCAGGACCAGTCGAAGGACGCCGCGCACACGTTCCCGGCCTGCTTCTTCCACTCGCAGTCTGCATGCACGGAGAAGGAGAAACAGAGCAGGTCAGCTTCACAGATTATAACACTGCAGAAGAGATTGGTTTTAGACTACGGAGGCGCTGTACTACGTACCTGGGGGCGTGGCGCAGCAGAGGCTCCGGTCGTCGACGTGCTCCACCTCGAGCCCGATGAGCCACGCGCCCAGCGACACGTCCTCGTTCGCGAACCGGTGCAGTATCGGCCTGCGCATCCATCATCATACGACGAGAATCATCAGCCAACGACGTTAATTTACAAGATCATTTACCCTAGGATGTACTGTGGATTGTACTTACTGGTTGATGGAGATGTAGGAGGCGAGGTCCCTGGAGATGGCGTAGATCTGCCCCGTGGCGTGGCGGAAGTACTTGTTCCCCTCGTCCCCGAACTTCCAAGACTCAGGCTCGTGGTACTTGACGCCCCTGCAGCCACCCGCACCCATGGCCATAGCGACAGATCAGcgaaatgacatggcaaaacgaTGATTAACCATCAATGTATTCAGTTCGGTGCACTAGATTACTTCTGCGACAGCACAGGGCCGGACTTCATGCACCCCACGTACACCCTGGGCGTCGTCCTGTACCTGGCGAGCCTGTTCGTCAGCATCCCTGCACGCACAACCACCACACAAGATCCATGGAGCCACGGTACGTACAGACCCTCCGTACCCAAACATACGTGCAAATAGATAAGTGCGTacctaggttgacgtgtacgtcGTCGTCGACCTTGACGTAGAAGGCGGCGTCCCaggtggcgacggcggcggcgaagtAGATCCTGGTCTTGGAGGAGAGCTCGTGGTAGCCCTCCACGTGGTCCAGCCGCATGAAGTCCCTGGTCTCCGCCTCCTCCACGTCGATGGCCCGGTCCAGCGCGCCGCCGGGCGTGGCGCTGTGCCCGATCACGAACCGCACCACCACCCCCTTCTCCTTCTCCAGCTGCCGGAGCTTGTCGCCCCGGGGCACCCAGGTGTCGCGGAGCGAGTCGCGCCGCTTCTTGCTGCTGAAGGCCGTGTTGATGCCCACCACCACGAACACCTTCGGGAGGCCCTTGGACGGCACCGCCGCGCCCAGGCCGCCGTTCCTCTTGGCCCGCTCCACCGCCAGCTCCATCTCCAGCGACGACACCGACTTGTCCAGAGACCTGCACCACCGCATACATACGTGCGTAACAAATATCAGTATAGTACTATTGGCACTTGACTGTCGGGACTAAAATATTACGTGATTACCGAATGGCTTGGTGGGTTCGTGACACCTCGTTCATGACATCGTTCGGGTTGCTCTCTTCTTCCAGCTTCTGAATAAGAAGGCAAAATGAACGATGAACCAAGCCGCATGCACGATCAACAATGTACGTGCTCGAACGGTAGCAGTGACACTTACACGCCTGTGCTCGCAGTCGTCGTCGGAGAATAGGGCGATCCTGGAGCCGCCGTGGCCGCCCGACGCCGGCGGCGTCAGTACCGTCATCCGGCCGCTGAGCAGCAGCCCCACGAAGAAGCTGGTGGCGCAGAGCACGAACACGGCCTTCCCCGACATGGGCCTCGCCCGCGGGGCCTTCTTCTCCGACTGCGGCTGCCTCTCGCTCAGCGCCTGGATTCAGACAAAACACACACGCATAAGCAGTGCACCGGTTAATTTCTCAGGCCAGCTTCGGGTGCATAGCACAAACCATCATCGCTCTGCAGGCAGGCGCTCTGGCTGGATGGAGGTGGCTCTGCTCAAAGACAGACTACTGAAAGGAAGAAGAGCTGACTCTGTCTCCGCGGCTGAAGACTGAAGAGGCGCTGGAGCCGACGCCGAAAACGCCGGCTATCTATCCCACCCATGCATGAGTCCCAGCGCTGCGCCCTGCACGGGCGAAACGGTTCAGTTGGCAGGCAAGGCCCTTTGTGTGAGGGACCTCATGCTGCCAGTGTGAGCCAGCGAGCGAGGGAGCGAGCAATAACATGCTGCCGAGGCGGAAGCAAAGCTATCGCTGATGCCTCGAAGAAAAGACCACTCGCCTTTTTTGGTTCCTGTGAATGATCCGCTGGTTAACGGTGCACTGTTTGTTATTGATGCGCCGAGTAGTTTACGTATGTTTGATGAGTGATTCACCTGTCACTTGTAGAAAATAGGGTTTTGGTTCGGGTCTGGCCAGCCCATTAATCCCGGTTCAGTCATGAACTGGGTCCATGGAGtgcatacgtcccggttcgtgagcccaggaggccggccggggcctcgtgggcattggtcccggttcgtctggacccatttgtcccagTTCCTAGCACGAATCGGGATCAATGGGCCTCGCTTCTAGCCCACAtacatttgtcccggttcgtggctcgaaccgggacagaagggagGCCATTAGTCCAGGTTCCAGCCACGAatcgggacaaatgagttgcctatatataccccatcaccgcagcagagcactctgcttattctggccggcgaggggagggcatttgggtgctctagctcacctcctatgcacatgaggtgttcgatgaaatgcccgagccacactagttaagctctcctctcgaagctcgacctccaagctccattttgaCCGATATTTGCATAGGTtcagcggtccgtcacgtcctgtccccgtcttcaccgccgtcgatcgcccgcgccgatctcgtcgccggcaccaccatggtgagcctcttgttcttatcttctttctgaaagaaaagaattcttactttagatagatacttgtctaattttcttacttttattattgcttgtcAATGAGAACTacgtatgtactttggttttaatgtgatgacgaacttctattaatttggtcacttatctatccatgatattctgtaatggtttttgacacacttaattatatataatgcacgcagatgaaccggcaatggatgtatggtgacagacacacctccgagtacgttaagggcgttgataacacacaagtataggggatcgcaacagttttcgaggttagagtattcaacccaaatttattgattcgacacaaggggagccaaagaatattctcaagtattagcagttgagttgacaattcaaccacacatggataatttaatatctgcagcaaagtatttagtagcaaagtagtatggaagtaacggtaacggtagcaaaggTAACAGTGACaacagttttgtagtaattgtaacatagggtgacacagtgaaagatcgtggatgtcgcctagagggggggtaaataggcgctttaaaacaattacggttgaggcttgaacaaatgcagaATAAACGTAgtggttaatttgtcaagcacaaaacctacaacaactaggctcacatatgtgcaccaacaacttatgataagcaagaaaaactacttaggtgatagcaagatatatgacaagaaacaatatggctatcacaaagtaaagtgcataagtaaagggctcgggtaagagataaccgaggcacgcggagacgacgatgtatcccgaagttcacacccttgcggatgctaatctccgtttggagcggtgtggaggcacaatgctccccaagaagccactagggccaccgtaatctcctcacgccctcgcacaatgcaagatgccgtgattccactaagggacccttgagggcggtgaccgaacccgtacaaatggcaacccttgggggcggtcatcgaacccgtacactttggaaacccatgggggcggtcaccggtacccgtcaaattgctcggggcgatctccacaacctaattggagaccccgatgcttgcccggagctttgcaccacaatgattgagctccgaacaccaccaaccgtctagggcacccaagcacccaagaggaacaagctcaagggtaccaagcacccaagagtaataagcttctcaacttgtaacttccacgtatcaccgtggagaactcaaaccgatgcaccaaatgcaatggcaagggcacacggagtgcccaagtccttctctctcaaatcccaccgaagcaactaatgctagggaggaaaatgagaggaagaacaagatggagaacaccaagaactccaagatctagatccaaggggttcccctcacatagaggagaaaatgattggtggaaatgtggatctagatctcctttctcttttccataaaaaactagcaagaatc is drawn from Aegilops tauschii subsp. strangulata cultivar AL8/78 chromosome 1, Aet v6.0, whole genome shotgun sequence and contains these coding sequences:
- the LOC109751236 gene encoding probable beta-1,3-galactosyltransferase 8, with protein sequence MMALSERQPQSEKKAPRARPMSGKAVFVLCATSFFVGLLLSGRMTVLTPPASGGHGGSRIALFSDDDCEHRRKLEEESNPNDVMNEVSRTHQAIRSLDKSVSSLEMELAVERAKRNGGLGAAVPSKGLPKVFVVVGINTAFSSKKRRDSLRDTWVPRGDKLRQLEKEKGVVVRFVIGHSATPGGALDRAIDVEEAETRDFMRLDHVEGYHELSSKTRIYFAAAVATWDAAFYVKVDDDVHVNLGMLTNRLARYRTTPRVYVGCMKSGPVLSQKGVKYHEPESWKFGDEGNKYFRHATGQIYAISRDLASYISINQPILHRFANEDVSLGAWLIGLEVEHVDDRSLCCATPPDCEWKKQAGNVCAASFDWSCSGICKSVDRMRAIHSACGEGDGAVSNFAAA